One part of the Marinobacter sp. M3C genome encodes these proteins:
- a CDS encoding cytochrome ubiquinol oxidase subunit I, which produces MELDPVLLSRIQFAFVVSFHAIFPVFTVGLASYIAVLEGLAFKTGNQSWVRLSSFWTKVFAVVFGMGVVSGIVMSFQFGTNWSNFSQATANFLGPMLSYEVITAFFLEAAFLGVLLFGRNKVPPGVHLFAAIMVATGTFISTFWILSANSWMHTPAGVELRDGIFYVTSWTEAIFNPSFPYRFTHMVLASFLTGGFVVAGVSAWYLLKGREVEANRKALSMCLWLLLIVAPTQAVVGDFHGLNTLEHQPMKVAAMEGHWETGTNVPLLLFAMPDQENQTNHFEIGIPGLASLVLTHDWNGEILGLNEVAVEEQPPVAIVFWSFRVMVALGLLMILFALTGLVLRRGDKFWRTKWFLQGLRVMSITPFIAVLAGWFVTEIGRSPWLVYGMLDYSAAITPSLTGGMALFTLIGYVVVYSMVFSAGVYYLMRVLFEGLEADYEEPESQTERPKRPLSAAHTKFEIGKTNGQPANQGGH; this is translated from the coding sequence ATGGAACTCGATCCCGTCTTGTTGTCGCGAATACAGTTCGCGTTCGTGGTGTCATTCCACGCTATTTTCCCAGTATTCACTGTGGGTCTTGCTTCTTATATTGCTGTGCTGGAAGGCCTGGCCTTTAAAACTGGCAATCAATCATGGGTTCGCCTGTCCTCGTTCTGGACCAAAGTTTTTGCCGTGGTTTTTGGCATGGGCGTGGTCTCCGGGATCGTTATGTCGTTTCAGTTTGGTACAAACTGGAGCAACTTTTCCCAAGCGACTGCCAACTTTCTAGGGCCAATGCTGAGTTATGAGGTGATAACGGCCTTCTTCCTGGAAGCTGCGTTTCTGGGCGTTTTGCTGTTTGGCCGTAATAAAGTTCCGCCCGGTGTGCATCTGTTCGCCGCCATTATGGTGGCTACCGGAACATTTATATCGACCTTCTGGATTCTATCGGCCAACAGCTGGATGCACACACCGGCAGGCGTCGAACTGCGTGACGGCATTTTTTACGTGACGTCTTGGACCGAAGCGATTTTCAACCCTTCTTTCCCCTACCGCTTTACCCACATGGTGCTGGCATCATTCCTCACAGGTGGCTTTGTTGTGGCCGGCGTGAGCGCTTGGTATCTACTCAAGGGCCGCGAAGTAGAGGCCAACCGGAAAGCGCTGTCTATGTGCCTTTGGCTGCTGTTGATAGTGGCGCCGACTCAGGCGGTGGTTGGTGATTTTCACGGTTTGAATACGCTTGAACACCAGCCCATGAAAGTGGCCGCTATGGAAGGCCACTGGGAAACCGGGACCAACGTTCCTCTGTTGCTGTTTGCTATGCCAGATCAGGAAAACCAGACCAACCATTTTGAAATTGGTATCCCTGGCCTGGCGTCCTTAGTGCTCACTCACGACTGGAATGGCGAAATCCTGGGCTTGAACGAAGTTGCTGTCGAAGAACAGCCACCGGTTGCGATTGTGTTCTGGTCTTTCCGCGTTATGGTGGCCCTTGGTTTGCTGATGATTCTGTTTGCCCTGACAGGTTTAGTCCTGCGCCGTGGCGACAAATTTTGGCGCACCAAGTGGTTCCTGCAGGGTCTGCGCGTCATGAGTATTACGCCGTTTATTGCGGTATTGGCAGGTTGGTTTGTGACCGAAATTGGGCGTTCACCGTGGCTGGTCTATGGCATGCTCGATTACTCGGCGGCCATTACACCGTCACTCACCGGCGGCATGGCGCTGTTCACCCTGATTGGTTATGTGGTGGTGTATTCGATGGTGTTCTCGGCCGGTGTTTACTATCTGATGAGGGTTTTGTTTGAGGGTCTTGAGGCGGACTATGAAGAGCCTGAGTCACAAACCGAACGGCCGAAGCGTCCCCTGTCTGCGGCGCACACTAAATTTGAAATTGGTAAAACCAATGGGCAGCCAGCTAACCAGGGAGGACACTGA
- a CDS encoding class I SAM-dependent methyltransferase: MGFYQEKILPHLVAKVCASNDLMALRQSLVPRAKGVVLEVGMGSGINLALYKPGEVTQVYGLEPSAGMRHKAIENANRSPVPLEWLNLPGEEIPLADDSIDTVVLTFTLCSIAGWEKALIQMKRVLRADGKLLFLEHGESPDAKVQRWQHRITPAWKRIGGGCHLNRPIADLIRSADFEIVELDTFYLANAPRIAGYIYRGVAVHSKQIVENRGQSELR; encoded by the coding sequence ATGGGATTTTACCAAGAAAAAATACTGCCGCACCTGGTTGCCAAAGTGTGCGCCAGTAACGACCTGATGGCGTTGCGCCAGAGCCTGGTGCCCAGGGCCAAAGGTGTTGTGCTGGAAGTGGGAATGGGTTCGGGCATCAACCTGGCGCTTTATAAGCCCGGCGAGGTTACACAAGTATACGGCCTGGAGCCGTCGGCCGGTATGCGTCACAAAGCCATCGAAAATGCCAATCGATCACCAGTGCCCCTAGAGTGGCTGAATTTACCAGGCGAGGAAATTCCGCTGGCAGACGACAGCATAGACACAGTCGTGCTCACCTTTACGCTGTGCAGCATAGCCGGCTGGGAAAAAGCACTGATCCAAATGAAAAGAGTTTTGCGCGCCGATGGCAAATTGCTGTTTCTGGAGCACGGCGAATCACCGGATGCCAAGGTTCAGCGCTGGCAACACCGAATAACGCCGGCCTGGAAGCGCATTGGCGGCGGCTGCCACCTGAACCGACCCATTGCCGACCTGATCCGCAGCGCAGACTTTGAAATCGTTGAGCTAGACACCTTCTATCTAGCAAATGCGCCGCGCATTGCCGGCTACATTTATCGGGGTGTTGCGGTGCACTCAAAACAGATCGTTGAAAATAGAGGACAATCCGAATTGCGTTAG
- a CDS encoding sce7726 family protein: protein MNQVKTTQRQAVRDVALARIFSPSIYKELAAKGRSPALSRLARQCTLFDQVGCGSIGDLFEYAFLRLKQGNRSEYVYKAALAKKTILGIHNLNTAALLSEYRAGSSKADIVVVNGTTTVYEVKSERDKLCRLSGQISDYLQVFGRVNVVLAAKHIADAENLLPEIVGIHCLTKRNQISVVREGQDNSNNILSSALFNSLSLREASEVLIELGIRTPSVPNTQLYTELAKIFDSLPGKIVHEASVKVLKISRSQSYLKDFISGLPSSLKVNALTTPLRIKDRSRVLETLGLPIETAKKWI, encoded by the coding sequence ATGAACCAAGTAAAAACGACACAACGCCAAGCGGTTAGAGATGTCGCATTAGCGAGAATCTTCTCTCCGTCAATCTATAAAGAGCTGGCAGCCAAGGGAAGGTCGCCAGCCCTTTCTAGACTGGCTCGTCAGTGCACTTTATTTGATCAGGTTGGGTGCGGCAGTATCGGCGATTTGTTTGAATATGCCTTTTTAAGGCTGAAGCAGGGAAACAGATCCGAGTATGTATACAAGGCTGCTTTGGCGAAAAAGACGATTCTTGGTATTCACAATCTGAATACTGCAGCTCTACTTTCCGAGTATAGAGCAGGATCTTCAAAAGCTGATATCGTAGTAGTTAATGGTACTACGACGGTATATGAGGTTAAGTCTGAGCGGGATAAACTTTGTAGGTTATCGGGTCAAATTTCTGATTATTTACAAGTTTTCGGTAGAGTGAATGTTGTTCTTGCTGCAAAGCACATTGCAGACGCCGAGAACCTTTTACCTGAAATAGTTGGCATTCATTGTTTAACCAAGCGTAATCAAATTTCCGTAGTACGCGAAGGGCAAGATAACTCAAATAACATACTGTCATCTGCTCTCTTTAATTCGCTTTCACTGAGAGAAGCATCTGAAGTTTTAATTGAGCTTGGCATCAGAACTCCAAGTGTTCCCAATACCCAGCTATATACAGAACTGGCGAAAATTTTTGATAGTTTGCCTGGTAAAATTGTACATGAGGCATCTGTTAAGGTACTGAAAATCTCACGTTCACAAAGCTACTTGAAGGATTTTATTTCAGGGCTTCCCAGCTCTTTGAAGGTTAATGCGCTTACTACGCCCCTGAGAATAAAGGATAGGTCAAGGGTGCTGGAGACTTTAGGCCTGCCAATTGAAACTGCTAAAAAATGGATTTAA
- a CDS encoding sce7725 family protein → MYFPFFRGKQYDLLTIRETTDVLVGSGFIPIIEPVKESLSSLNRCLASLDEAKAECILIANPRYGDHAHQHDNLQDFIAEDVNDSPYITIGILLLETTSIEEVARLYKLFSAKRISFIHSGFKRPKDLSAWLSENELDARQIFIENNCGKIYRRNFKKYDRVLIRDGFKKRTNSKHPEVEEFSDLHLTYTEEGVDGFGDFLIVGDDYSEGGGPAYAVAIHLTYIDEDEDSIMYVHHFKSIRQDSPTDPAGKFLEALNKLIDAVNEPNTKIWKTDAVKEFIRLHEKKHFPGLGTAKKLSMKHHLETMAIFAKREQ, encoded by the coding sequence ATGTATTTTCCTTTTTTCCGAGGCAAACAGTATGACCTGCTCACTATCAGAGAAACCACTGATGTGCTGGTGGGGTCTGGCTTTATTCCCATTATCGAACCTGTTAAAGAATCGCTCAGCAGTTTGAATAGGTGCTTGGCTTCATTAGATGAGGCAAAAGCCGAGTGCATTCTGATAGCGAACCCCCGGTACGGTGATCATGCCCATCAGCATGATAATTTGCAGGATTTTATTGCAGAAGATGTTAATGACTCCCCTTACATTACGATTGGGATTCTTTTGCTTGAGACCACCTCAATTGAAGAAGTTGCCCGCCTTTACAAGCTTTTCTCGGCAAAGAGGATTTCCTTTATACATAGCGGTTTTAAAAGACCAAAGGACCTCTCAGCGTGGTTGTCAGAAAATGAGTTGGATGCTCGGCAGATTTTCATCGAAAATAATTGCGGAAAGATCTATCGTCGAAATTTCAAAAAATATGATCGTGTACTGATTCGAGATGGCTTTAAAAAACGCACAAACAGCAAGCACCCCGAAGTGGAAGAGTTCTCAGACCTACACCTTACCTATACGGAAGAGGGAGTGGATGGTTTTGGCGATTTTCTTATAGTTGGGGATGACTATTCGGAGGGCGGTGGCCCAGCCTATGCGGTCGCCATACACTTAACGTATATTGATGAAGATGAAGACAGTATCATGTACGTCCATCATTTTAAGTCAATAAGGCAAGATTCGCCGACAGACCCTGCTGGAAAATTCTTAGAAGCTCTCAATAAGTTAATTGATGCAGTAAACGAGCCAAATACAAAAATCTGGAAGACTGATGCGGTTAAAGAGTTTATCCGCTTACATGAAAAAAAACATTTTCCTGGTCTAGGCACTGCAAAAAAACTCTCCATGAAACATCATCTTGAAACGATGGCAATCTTCGCAAAACGGGAGCAATAA
- a CDS encoding RES family NAD+ phosphorylase — protein sequence MLLSIYSPDPEGKLLVEWLKEDWAIFDLPQMEKAHAKDLLSEILDDGDIVRKPFSPLRSCHTNSLEEWDGLREELKHRNRFFPEMGLDLERLRELFPHLIFDELTSDKLFYRARIQSARPYEKSEMGAPPEISSTHGRANPAGIPYLYLASTVLTAISEIRPHTGEKISVGEFLIPEGLKLVDLREPKKTVSPFILDDESDVATLRGDVMFLERLGEELTRPVLPKAAAIDYIPSQFLCEFAKKCGFDGVVYRSSVSDGMNIALFNPMMTSCRQVCEYNVSKVSVEAEPQ from the coding sequence TTGCTTCTCAGTATTTATTCACCAGATCCGGAGGGAAAGCTCCTTGTTGAGTGGCTTAAAGAGGACTGGGCAATTTTTGACCTACCTCAAATGGAAAAAGCACACGCTAAGGATTTACTTTCCGAAATATTGGATGATGGCGACATTGTTAGAAAACCATTCTCGCCTCTAAGGAGTTGCCATACCAATAGCCTAGAGGAGTGGGATGGTTTGAGAGAAGAGCTCAAACACAGAAATCGATTTTTTCCTGAAATGGGTTTGGATCTTGAGCGCCTCAGAGAGCTTTTCCCCCACTTAATATTCGATGAACTCACATCTGACAAGCTGTTTTACAGAGCTAGAATTCAGTCAGCTAGACCTTATGAGAAAAGCGAGATGGGTGCCCCTCCAGAGATTTCGTCCACTCATGGCCGCGCTAATCCCGCGGGCATACCTTATCTGTACCTTGCTTCAACAGTCCTAACTGCGATATCTGAGATTAGGCCACACACAGGGGAAAAAATTTCAGTAGGTGAGTTTCTTATCCCTGAGGGATTGAAGCTTGTAGATCTGAGAGAGCCCAAAAAGACAGTCTCGCCATTCATTCTTGACGACGAAAGTGATGTGGCGACCTTAAGAGGTGATGTAATGTTCCTTGAGCGTCTCGGTGAGGAGTTGACCCGCCCTGTACTCCCTAAGGCAGCGGCAATCGATTACATCCCTAGCCAATTTCTCTGTGAATTCGCTAAGAAATGTGGTTTTGACGGCGTTGTTTATCGCAGCTCTGTTAGTGATGGTATGAATATAGCTCTTTTCAACCCCATGATGACGTCGTGTCGACAGGTTTGCGAATACAACGTTTCGAAAGTTTCTGTGGAGGCGGAGCCTCAGTGA
- a CDS encoding low specificity L-threonine aldolase, whose amino-acid sequence MSQSEQFASDNYSGICPQAWAAMAEANRSDEPAYGEDVWTQRASDGLRELFDTDCDVFFVFNGTAANSLALASIGQSFHSVICHEMAHIETDECGGPEYASNGAKLLLGHGPDGKLTPASIEQLVTKRSDIHFPKPKALSLTQATELGTVYTPEELRAIRAVADRHKLSIHMDGARFANAVAALDIHPSEITWKVGVDVLCFSGTKNGLALGEAVVFFNRKLAEDFEWRCKQAGQLASKMRFISAPWCGLLEGNVWLDNARHANACAKRLADGLAGLPGIELRYPRQVNGVFVELPELVQAALRAKGWRFYNFIGGCSRLVCSWSTTEAQVDKFLADLRALVL is encoded by the coding sequence GTGTCTCAGTCTGAGCAGTTTGCCAGCGACAATTACAGTGGTATTTGCCCGCAGGCCTGGGCCGCCATGGCCGAGGCCAACCGGTCGGACGAGCCAGCCTATGGTGAGGACGTCTGGACCCAGCGGGCTTCTGATGGCCTGCGCGAGCTTTTCGATACCGACTGCGATGTCTTCTTCGTCTTCAACGGCACCGCCGCCAATTCGCTGGCGCTGGCCTCTATCGGCCAGTCGTTCCACAGTGTGATCTGCCATGAGATGGCGCACATCGAGACCGACGAGTGCGGTGGGCCGGAGTATGCGTCCAATGGTGCCAAGCTGTTGCTAGGGCATGGGCCCGACGGCAAGCTGACGCCAGCAAGCATCGAGCAGCTGGTGACCAAGCGCAGCGACATCCACTTTCCCAAACCCAAAGCCCTGAGCCTCACCCAGGCGACGGAGCTGGGTACCGTTTACACGCCCGAAGAACTGCGTGCCATCCGGGCAGTGGCCGACCGCCATAAGCTCAGTATTCATATGGATGGCGCCCGCTTTGCCAACGCGGTGGCGGCGCTGGACATACATCCTTCGGAGATTACTTGGAAGGTGGGCGTCGATGTGCTGTGTTTCTCCGGCACCAAGAACGGCCTGGCGCTGGGTGAAGCGGTTGTGTTCTTCAATCGGAAACTGGCGGAAGATTTCGAGTGGCGGTGCAAGCAAGCCGGACAGCTGGCGTCGAAAATGCGCTTTATCTCTGCGCCCTGGTGCGGTTTGCTGGAGGGCAATGTCTGGCTGGACAACGCCCGCCATGCCAATGCCTGTGCAAAAAGATTAGCCGATGGGCTCGCGGGGTTGCCGGGTATTGAGTTGCGCTACCCGCGCCAGGTGAACGGTGTGTTCGTGGAGTTGCCGGAATTGGTCCAGGCTGCGCTCCGTGCAAAGGGTTGGCGGTTCTATAATTTTATTGGTGGCTGCTCCCGTCTGGTGTGTTCCTGGTCCACCACCGAGGCCCAGGTGGACAAGTTCCTGGCGGACTTGCGCGCACTGGTGTTATAA
- a CDS encoding MAPEG family protein, with the protein MEIIYPMFALVVLTFVIGFSTGISRLISAKKGLVDRRYFKLFAGYTPPDNIVKLGRNFSNLLEVPILFYAVGIILLTLDINNQLMLGFAWAFVAFRIIHSVIHVTYNNPIHRFLAFLLSSSIVLVMWVQLVIIIS; encoded by the coding sequence ATGGAAATTATTTACCCAATGTTTGCACTTGTAGTTCTTACATTTGTTATTGGATTTAGTACGGGAATATCTCGCTTAATTAGTGCGAAAAAAGGATTAGTGGATCGCAGGTATTTTAAGTTATTCGCTGGATATACTCCACCCGATAACATAGTTAAACTAGGTCGTAATTTTTCCAATTTACTTGAAGTTCCAATTTTGTTTTATGCGGTTGGTATTATCCTGCTAACTTTAGATATTAACAACCAACTAATGCTAGGTTTTGCTTGGGCTTTTGTTGCCTTTCGTATAATTCACTCAGTTATTCATGTTACATATAACAATCCAATTCATAGGTTTTTAGCATTTTTATTATCAAGTAGCATTGTACTAGTCATGTGGGTGCAGTTGGTGATAATTATCAGCTAA
- a CDS encoding transcriptional regulator, whose product MGALADPLRLTIVHKLMLESVAYDHPCGWFGLDRPKSSLTHHFKALREAGLIRQRQYGLERRSRLRTEDLNARFPGLLELVAHWKSSHL is encoded by the coding sequence ATGGGAGCACTCGCAGATCCGTTGCGGTTGACCATCGTCCACAAGCTCATGCTCGAATCGGTGGCCTATGATCATCCCTGCGGGTGGTTCGGTTTAGATCGTCCTAAGTCTTCGCTGACCCATCACTTCAAGGCTTTACGTGAAGCTGGCTTGATCCGCCAGCGACAGTACGGGCTGGAGCGCCGCAGCCGGCTGAGGACAGAAGACCTCAATGCACGCTTCCCCGGCTTACTGGAATTAGTGGCGCATTGGAAATCGTCGCACTTATAA
- a CDS encoding MFS transporter: MPTLDTSPATVLPPSACSDTQLSQPSPWRMWAAAWMVTAVFMLSNSPTPLYVHWQQQLGFSAGTLTVIFAAYIAGLLVTLLVAGQLSDRLGRKPILIPGLLAAIVACVLFATASSIVMLGIARLLTGIAVGVIVSAGMAAVVDTGGSERKRRATLAASVAMVFGAGLGPLLGGAMAQILPQPVIPIFSIELIILVSALIVATTLPGHEGFRRVRGGSHPHTKLHLPTVPKPNRRHLILGIVVFAPGITATSFVLSLGPSVLTELLEVRSPLIAGGMACAMFLAATGVQFSVSRLHIRTILLLGSISTILAMVSLTIAIHASLVVLLIVAALLAGAGQGLGQLGGLMLIAIHVPDNHRAEANSVLNIGGYVPAGLLPVATGYFIDAAGLETGSTVFTTALAIAATLGGVFVFKNLQRGQPPTPSATLG, encoded by the coding sequence ATGCCTACCCTCGACACGTCGCCTGCTACCGTCCTACCGCCTTCTGCCTGCAGCGATACCCAGCTATCACAACCATCGCCCTGGCGGATGTGGGCGGCTGCCTGGATGGTGACAGCCGTTTTTATGCTCTCGAATTCTCCCACCCCGCTGTATGTGCATTGGCAACAGCAGCTTGGTTTTTCTGCCGGGACTTTGACAGTGATTTTCGCCGCCTACATCGCCGGTTTGTTGGTTACTCTGCTGGTCGCAGGGCAACTTTCCGACCGGCTGGGCCGTAAACCTATACTCATTCCTGGCCTGCTTGCAGCCATCGTGGCGTGCGTTCTCTTCGCGACCGCCTCATCCATCGTCATGTTGGGTATTGCACGACTGCTAACTGGTATTGCCGTTGGCGTCATCGTCTCAGCTGGCATGGCGGCAGTCGTCGACACGGGCGGATCTGAGCGCAAGCGGCGTGCGACCCTGGCGGCATCAGTCGCCATGGTGTTCGGTGCAGGTCTTGGGCCGTTGCTGGGTGGAGCTATGGCACAGATTCTTCCGCAGCCCGTAATTCCCATCTTCTCCATTGAATTGATTATACTGGTCAGCGCCTTAATAGTTGCCACCACGCTTCCAGGCCATGAGGGATTTAGACGTGTCAGGGGGGGCAGTCATCCTCATACAAAACTTCACCTGCCTACGGTGCCAAAGCCAAACCGTCGCCACCTTATATTGGGCATCGTGGTTTTTGCCCCGGGTATTACGGCTACATCGTTCGTGCTTTCGCTTGGGCCATCAGTGTTAACAGAGTTGTTGGAAGTTCGTAGCCCGTTGATCGCCGGAGGTATGGCTTGCGCGATGTTCCTGGCTGCAACGGGTGTGCAATTCAGTGTTAGCCGTTTGCACATTCGCACGATCTTACTGCTAGGATCGATCTCGACAATTCTGGCGATGGTTAGCCTTACGATCGCTATTCACGCCTCGCTAGTAGTGCTGCTCATCGTGGCGGCGTTGCTGGCTGGAGCGGGACAAGGCCTAGGACAGCTCGGCGGGTTGATGCTGATTGCAATCCATGTGCCTGATAACCATCGGGCTGAAGCCAATTCAGTACTCAATATCGGCGGCTATGTCCCAGCAGGCTTGCTACCAGTTGCTACGGGATATTTTATCGATGCCGCTGGCCTTGAAACGGGCAGCACTGTATTTACCACTGCTCTCGCCATCGCCGCGACGCTGGGAGGTGTGTTTGTTTTTAAGAATCTTCAACGAGGGCAGCCTCCAACTCCAAGTGCAACACTCGGTTAA
- a CDS encoding Txe/YoeB family addiction module toxin: MDKVCEDYLYWQKTDKKALNRISKLIKETKREPFEGIGKPEPLKHSLTGYWSRRINKEDHMVYKVTDDALLTVQFRYHY; the protein is encoded by the coding sequence ATGGATAAGGTCTGTGAAGACTATCTGTACTGGCAAAAAACCGACAAAAAGGCGCTTAACCGAATCAGCAAGTTGATTAAGGAAACCAAGCGCGAACCGTTCGAAGGTATTGGTAAACCAGAGCCCCTAAAGCATAGTCTGACTGGCTACTGGTCTCGCCGAATCAATAAAGAAGATCACATGGTCTACAAGGTCACGGATGACGCTCTACTTACCGTTCAGTTCCGGTATCATTACTGA
- a CDS encoding glutathione S-transferase C-terminal domain-containing protein, with translation MNCRAVGRKVPLNATLEREVARIDQIWSQYRETYSSVGPWLFGEFSIADCMFAPVASRFKTYGINVSTASAEYMHFILDHEQMGAWIRQAHAEPETIDVAEVGI, from the coding sequence ATGAATTGCCGCGCGGTCGGGCGCAAAGTCCCTCTCAATGCAACTCTTGAACGGGAGGTGGCTCGGATAGATCAAATCTGGTCACAGTACCGAGAAACCTATTCGAGTGTTGGTCCGTGGTTGTTCGGTGAGTTCTCTATTGCGGATTGCATGTTCGCTCCGGTTGCGTCGCGATTTAAAACCTACGGGATCAATGTTTCGACTGCGTCTGCAGAATACATGCACTTCATTCTCGACCATGAACAAATGGGGGCGTGGATTAGGCAAGCTCACGCTGAGCCTGAAACCATAGACGTGGCCGAGGTAGGAATATAA
- a CDS encoding AraC family transcriptional regulator, with amino-acid sequence MKYTKDWTKVSYPTAKIERMEAFFSSHGFSPHRHDTYALGITLNGVHSFSYQKSMRHSMPGNAVVIHPDELHDGEAGTVEGFHYKILYIPPEVIQQVLGGKPLPFIPGGISSDQRIVSAISNMLTNLDFQLDSLEEDDGIYDIAQALNDASGKKEQRKKLNYKAAESARQFILDATNEAVTMDRLEQVSDTDRWCLSRDFRALFGTSPYRYLSMRRLDKAKSMISTGMALVDVAAACGFTDQSHMTHHFSKAYGLPPGRWADLILRK; translated from the coding sequence ATGAAGTATACAAAGGACTGGACAAAGGTTTCTTACCCAACTGCAAAAATAGAAAGGATGGAGGCTTTCTTTTCCAGTCATGGATTTTCGCCTCACAGACACGATACATATGCCTTAGGAATTACCCTCAACGGTGTGCATAGTTTTAGCTACCAGAAGTCCATGCGACATAGTATGCCGGGAAATGCGGTCGTTATACATCCAGATGAGTTGCACGATGGAGAAGCGGGAACTGTAGAGGGTTTTCACTATAAAATCCTCTACATTCCGCCAGAGGTAATTCAGCAAGTACTCGGGGGTAAGCCGCTGCCTTTTATTCCGGGAGGCATTTCATCAGATCAACGAATCGTATCCGCCATCTCCAACATGCTCACCAATCTTGACTTTCAGTTAGATAGCCTGGAAGAGGATGATGGGATCTATGATATCGCGCAGGCTCTTAATGACGCATCCGGGAAAAAGGAGCAGCGCAAAAAATTAAATTACAAAGCCGCCGAGTCGGCCAGACAGTTCATACTCGACGCCACCAACGAAGCGGTCACCATGGATCGCCTTGAACAAGTCTCCGATACTGATCGATGGTGTCTCTCGAGGGATTTCCGTGCTTTGTTTGGAACAAGCCCCTATCGGTATCTGAGCATGCGGCGCCTTGATAAGGCCAAGAGCATGATTAGCACTGGGATGGCTTTGGTTGACGTCGCTGCAGCCTGTGGCTTCACAGATCAAAGTCACATGACGCACCATTTTTCGAAAGCTTACGGATTGCCTCCCGGCCGGTGGGCTGATCTCATACTTCGCAAGTAG